One genomic region from Pyxicephalus adspersus chromosome 1, UCB_Pads_2.0, whole genome shotgun sequence encodes:
- the ICOSLG gene encoding ICOS ligand isoform X2, translating to MTERSRWALFGVCSLIVLGSSGALKGRLRASVELPCELRKRSPSIENLLVYWQRKVDGEDVLVAEASYGKVITTNQHETYKGRASLSPSGVGNGDFTLHLSNLSLNDSGTFTCYVFVDSHTVIRLQNDSTMLHVTADYSMPIITRAGPMEKTTELTLTCHTQGGAPQPDIRWINGSDGMPIQNVRIHNNIQKDDNFINVTSTISINVTSTTNFTCVILTASSNLTSNTYMMEVTDENAESESRQGVAPAVWNSVLPVVIVGIAVVVGMMVLKRRYLCPTGCPPQAEYQQGKAETNQM from the exons ATGACCGAGCGGAGCAG GTGGGCGCTGTTTGGAGTCTGCAGTCTGATCG TTTTGGGGTCCAGCGGGGCCCTGAAGGGAAGATTGAGGGCTTCGGTGGAGTTGCCGTGTGAGTTGCGTAAGCGGAGTCCCTCCATAGAGAACCTACTGGTCTATTGGCAGCGGAAAGTTGATGGCGAGGACGTCCTGGTGGCCGAGGCTTCGTATGGGAAGGTGATCACAACCAATCAGCATGAGACCTACAAAGGGCGGGCTTCTCTGAGCCCCTCGGGGGTGGGGAATGGGGACTTCACCCTCCACCTGTCTAACCTGTCACTCAATGACTCCGGCACTTTCACCTGTTACGTGTTTGTGGATTCACACACCGTCATCAGACTGCAGAATGACAGCACCATGCTGCATGTGACAG CTGATTACAGCATGCCGATCATCACAAGGGCGGGGCCTATGGAGAAGACCACAGAGCTGACACTCACCTGTCACACACAAGGGGGCGCTCCTCAGCCAGACATCAGGTGGATAAATGGCAGTGACGGGATGCCAATACAGAATGTCCGAATCCATAATAATATCCAGAAGGACGACAACTTCATCAACGTGACCAGCACAATCTCCATCAATGTCACCTCTACCACCAACTTCACCTGTGTCATCCTCACAGCAAGCAGCAACCTCACCTCCAACACCT ATATGATGGAGGTGACCGATGAGAATGCGGAATCGGAGAGTCGGCAAGGTGTGGCCCCGGCTGTGTGGAATTCGGTTCTCCCAGTGGTCATTGTGGGTATTGCAGTTGTGGTTGGAATGATGGTGCTGAAGAGACGATACTTGTGCCCCACAG GTTGTCCCCCACAAGCTGAGTACCAACAAGGAAAGGCGGAG ACCAATCAGATGTGA
- the GATD3 gene encoding glutamine amidotransferase-like class 1 domain-containing protein 3, mitochondrial, whose translation MAVIGARCSRLMLPLLGGPRYFHCSSRNSSPRVAVVLSGCGVYDGTEIHEASAILVHLSREGAEVKMFAPDIPQMHVIDHSKGQPSQDSRNVLVESARLARGDIAALSKLSARDHDAVIFPGGFGAAKNLSSFAVDGESCSVHSEVERVLQDFRNAKKPIGLCCIAPVLAAKVIPGVEVTVGQEEEQGGKWPYCGTSKAIQAMGGKHVTKEVNEAHVDQAHKVVTTPAFMGQAPLHVIFDGIGSMVSNVIRLTSK comes from the exons ATGGCAGTGATCGGTGCCCGGTGCTCTCGGTTGATGCTCCCACTCCTCGGGGGCCCCCGATATTTCCATTGCAGCTCGAGAAACTCCTCCCCCAGGGTGGCCGTG GTTCTGTCCGGCTGCGGAGTTTATGATGGAACAGAAATCCATGAAGCCTCAGC AATTCTTGTCCACCTGAGCCGTGAGGGGGCGGAAGTGAAAATGTTTGCCCCGGACATCCCTCAGATGCACGTTATTGATCACAGCAAGGGGCAGCCCAGCCAGGACAGCAG GAACGTATTGGTGGAGTCGGCTCGCCTGGCTCGTGGGGACATTGCGGCCTTGTCCAAGCTGAGTGCCCGGGATCACGATGCCGTTATATTCCCGGGGGGGTTTGGAGCAGCAAAGAACCT CTCCTCCTTTGCAGTGGATGGGGAGTCGTGCAGTGTCCACAGTGAGGTGGAGCGCGTTCTCCAGGACTTTAGGAACGCAAAGAAGCCAATTGG GCTGTGCTGTATTGCCCCCGTCCTCGCTGCCAAGGTGATCCCCGGGGTGGAGGTGACGGTGGGGCAGGAAGAAGAACAAGGAGGGAAGTGGCCATATTGTGGAACCTCCAAAGCCATCCAAGCCATGGGAGGAAAACACGTCACAAAGGAGGTGAAT GAGGCCCATGTGGACCAGGCACACAAGGTTGTCACCACGCCGGCCTTCATGGGTCAGGCCCCCCTGCACGTCATCTTCGATGGAATCGGTTCCATGGTGTCCAACGTCATCAGACTGACCTCAAAGTGA
- the ICOSLG gene encoding ICOS ligand isoform X1, producing MTERSRWALFGVCSLIVLGSSGALKGRLRASVELPCELRKRSPSIENLLVYWQRKVDGEDVLVAEASYGKVITTNQHETYKGRASLSPSGVGNGDFTLHLSNLSLNDSGTFTCYVFVDSHTVIRLQNDSTMLHVTVPTADYSMPIITRAGPMEKTTELTLTCHTQGGAPQPDIRWINGSDGMPIQNVRIHNNIQKDDNFINVTSTISINVTSTTNFTCVILTASSNLTSNTYMMEVTDENAESESRQGVAPAVWNSVLPVVIVGIAVVVGMMVLKRRYLCPTGCPPQAEYQQGKAETNQM from the exons ATGACCGAGCGGAGCAG GTGGGCGCTGTTTGGAGTCTGCAGTCTGATCG TTTTGGGGTCCAGCGGGGCCCTGAAGGGAAGATTGAGGGCTTCGGTGGAGTTGCCGTGTGAGTTGCGTAAGCGGAGTCCCTCCATAGAGAACCTACTGGTCTATTGGCAGCGGAAAGTTGATGGCGAGGACGTCCTGGTGGCCGAGGCTTCGTATGGGAAGGTGATCACAACCAATCAGCATGAGACCTACAAAGGGCGGGCTTCTCTGAGCCCCTCGGGGGTGGGGAATGGGGACTTCACCCTCCACCTGTCTAACCTGTCACTCAATGACTCCGGCACTTTCACCTGTTACGTGTTTGTGGATTCACACACCGTCATCAGACTGCAGAATGACAGCACCATGCTGCATGTGACAG TACCCACAGCTGATTACAGCATGCCGATCATCACAAGGGCGGGGCCTATGGAGAAGACCACAGAGCTGACACTCACCTGTCACACACAAGGGGGCGCTCCTCAGCCAGACATCAGGTGGATAAATGGCAGTGACGGGATGCCAATACAGAATGTCCGAATCCATAATAATATCCAGAAGGACGACAACTTCATCAACGTGACCAGCACAATCTCCATCAATGTCACCTCTACCACCAACTTCACCTGTGTCATCCTCACAGCAAGCAGCAACCTCACCTCCAACACCT ATATGATGGAGGTGACCGATGAGAATGCGGAATCGGAGAGTCGGCAAGGTGTGGCCCCGGCTGTGTGGAATTCGGTTCTCCCAGTGGTCATTGTGGGTATTGCAGTTGTGGTTGGAATGATGGTGCTGAAGAGACGATACTTGTGCCCCACAG GTTGTCCCCCACAAGCTGAGTACCAACAAGGAAAGGCGGAG ACCAATCAGATGTGA
- the POGLUT1 gene encoding protein O-glucosyltransferase 1 yields the protein MVKSLHFALYTEINLTTIQITWIRQPLSLWWVCGRVDIFLAAEPPSCWWDRWALFPGVLRAPSGRRVRTEIAERTDQAKSMDAGKMVPVVLLLLWGPGTLSAAEEELSRDDRWFSYLHRINKRVGGQTPCWNDTCYEGVTQQDLAPFRSGISRDLMKNLIGRKLGTHYQIIDHRLYREEECMFPARCSGVEHFLLELLPDLPDMEMVINVRDYPQVPQWMTPPIPVFSFSKTSDYRDIMYPAWTFWEGGPAVWPIYPTGLGRWDLMREDLKRAANRWPWEKKVARGYFRGSRTSPERDPLILLSRENPDLVDAEYTKNQAWRSEKDTLGRPPAKEVPLVDHCAFKYLFNFRGVAASFRLKHLFLCGSLVFHVGDAWQEFFYHRLEPWVHYIPVSQDLTELRELLQFVKENDDEAKKIAQRGEQFISQHLRMEDVSQYWRSLLTQYSQLLTYKVRRKKEYREVTRGPDHHEL from the exons ATGGTGAAATCTCTTCATTTTGCATTATACACAGAAATAAACCTGACAACCATTCAGATCACGTGGATCCGCCAGCCGCTATCTCTTTGGTGGGTTTGTGGGCGGGTCGACATTTTTCTAGCAGCAGAGCCGCCATCTTGTTGGTGGGATAGATGGGCTCTATTTCCCGGCGTGCTCCGCGCTCCGAGTGGCCGCCGAGTCAGAACGGAGATAGCCGAGCGGACAGATCAGGCTAAATCAATGGATGCCGGAAAAATGGTGCCGGTCGTACTGCTTCTTCTATGGGGCCCCGGGACCCTGAGCGCAGCGGAGGAGGAACTGTCAAGGG ATGATCGCTGGTTCTCCTATCTGCATCGCATCAACAAGAGAGTGGGGGGGCAAACACCGTGCTGGAATGACACCTGCTATGAGGG GGTCACCCAGCAGGATTTGGCTCCATTCCGCTCTGGGATTTCCCGCGATCTGATGAAGAATCTCATTGGCCGTAAATTGGGGACTCATTACCAAATCATCGACCACCGGCTGTACCGAGAGGAGGAGTGCATGTTCCCAGCACG ATGTAGTGGGGTTGAACATTTCCTCCTGGAGCTTCTTCCTGATTTGCCGGACATGGAGATGGTGATAAATGTCCGGGATTATCCGCAGGTTCCTCAATGGATGACTCCGCCCATTCCTGTTTTCTCCTTTAGTAAG ACATCAGATTACCGAGACATCATGTACCCGGCCTGGACATTCTGGGAAGGTGGCCCGGCCGTGTGGCCTATTTACCCCACAGGACTGGGGCGCTGGGACTTAATGAGGGAAGACCTGAAGAG GGCAGCCAATCGATGGCCCTGGGAGAAGAAGGTTGCCAGGGGGTATTTCCGAGGCTCCAG GACAAGCCCTGAGCGGGACCCTCTCATCCTCCTATCCAGAGAGAACCCCGACCTGGTGGATGCCGAATACACCAAGAACCAGGCCTGGAGGTCGGAGAAG GACACCCTGGGGAGACCGCCAGCCAAGGAGGTGCCATTGGTGGATCACTGTGCCTTCAA GTATTTGTTTAATTTTCGTGGAGTGGCCGCCAGTTTCCGGTTGAAGCATCTTTTCCTGTGCGGCTCCCTGGTGTTTCATGTTGGGGACGCCTGGCAGGAATTCTTCTACCATCGCCTGGAGCCCTGGGTGCATTATATCCCCGTCAGCCAGGACCTGACAGAGCTGAG GGAGCTGCTGCAATTTGTGAAGGAAAATGATGATGAAGCAAAGAAGATTGCACAAAG GGGTGAGCAGTTCATTTCCCAGCACCTGCGGATGGAGGACGTTTCCCAATATTGGCGCTCGCTCCTCACTCAGTACTCCCAGCTACTGACATACAAAGTCCGCCGGAAGAAGGAATACCGGGAGGTGACCAGGGGCCCCGACCACCATGAACTCTGA